The window GCCGGATCGAGCCGCATGCACGGCGCCAACCAGTGGCCTGACCTCCCCAGCTTCCGGGCACCGATCGAGCGCTACCACAACGAGGCGATGCGACTCTGCGAACGCATTCTCGGCGCAATGGCCCTGTCGCTCGACCTCGACGAGCACCACTTCGCCGAGTTCCACCAACAGCCGATCTGCACCCTGCGCATCCACCACTACCCTCCCCGTCCCGACGACGCGGCCGAGAACGAGTTCGGTACCGGCGCCCACACCGACTGGGGTGCGGTCACCGTCCTCGCCCAGGACGCCTCGGGCAGCCTTCAGGTGAAGGCCAAGGACGGCTCGTGGGTCGACGTCCCACCCACGCCGGGCGCGTTCGTCATCAACGTCGGTGACCTCCTGTCCCGGTGGACCAACGATCGGTATGTCTCCACCGAGCACCGAGTGCTCGGTGTGCCCGGCGTCGATCGCCACTCGATCGCCTGCTTCTTCGACCTTGACGAGGACGCCGTGATCGAAGTGCTGCCCACCTGCATCTCCGCCGCGGATCCTGCGCGCTACGGCCCGATCACCGCCGGCGACTACATCGAGCAGCGCTTCCTCGCGAGCATCTCCTGACCGTGCCGAGGAAGCCGACGTTGCGAAGGTAGACCCGAGGGCGCGATGACCATCAGCACCCACACGCACTATCCCTGCGAGGCATCTCTGTTATCGTTCGGGCAAATAGGTCACCTGGGGGGTCACCGTGAGTCGTCTTCTCTTCCGTTGGTTCGCGATCGCGTTGTCGTTGAGCCTGTTGGCCACGGCGTGTGGCGGCGAGTCGGATGCCGAGGACGGTGCCGACCCCGAGACCGAGACCACCGAGCCCGACGACACCACCGACCCCGACCCCGAGCCCGAGGACACCACCAATCCGGAGCCGGAGCCCGACGAGGACCCGGCCGGCGAGCCCGTGATCTACGACGATCCCCGCGGCGGCATCTTCGCCGAGTTCCAGGAGAGCTACGACCGCGCCGGCGATCCCTTCGCCCCGTACGACGCCTTGTGTCTGCCGCACGACGCGGCCGAGGACCGGGTCGACACCGATCCCGGCATCACCGCCGACGAGATCCGTGTCGGCCACATTCGCAGTCGCCTCGAGGACGCCGTCGACATCGGCTTCGGCGTACCGGTCGGTGACCCCAAGGAGATGTTCGAGGTCTTCGTCGACTACATCAACACCGAGTGCGGCGGCATCCGAGGCCGCCAGATCAACCTCGGCTACGCCGAGGCCGACCTGCTCGGTGATGCCGTCGAGGCGAGCCGGAACCAGGCGTGTCTGGCGATGACCGAGGACTTCAACGCCACGATCATCATGAACAGCACCGGCTTCCAGGGCTCGGCCAACCTCTGCATCGTCGAGGAACAGCAGACCGCGTTCATCTCGACCCAGGGCCAGACCGAGGAGTTCATGGCGCGCGGCGAGGACCGATTGATCTCGCTCTCGCCGACACTCGAGGAGAGCCTGCGCTTCCTGGTGGCGGACCTCGTGGACTCGGGTGTTCTCGAGGGCCACTCGCTCGGCGTGGCCGCACCCAACACACCCGGCCAGTACGAGGCGGTCGAGCAGGGTCTGGTCCAACCGCTGCTCGACGCCGGGTTCGAGATCGTCATCGACGAACTCGACTGTGCGGGCGGCACCGTGTGCTCGGGCGGGGTGCCCGAGTCGGTGCAGAACATGGTCGACGCCGACGTCGACGTGTTCTTCAACGTCATGAACATCCTGACCGCCCCCGGCTATCTCAACGAGATGGTCAGCCGCGGCTTCCAGCCCGGCGACGTCCAGTTCTACGCCAGCGACTTCAACAGCCAGGCGGCCGAGCTCGTCTCCGGTCAGATCGCCAACAACCCCGAGGCCGGCAACCTCTACAACGGGGCCATCGTGGTCGACTTCCGTGACACCGGCGTGGAGCGGACACCCGACTACGAGCCCAATCCGTTCGCCGCGGAATGCAATCGGGTCTACTCCGAGAACAGCCCGAGCGGTGCGTCGCACGCCTGGGACGATCCGGGCGACTCCGCCTTCGGGATGGTCGGCAGTGTGTGCGGCATCGTGCGCATCATGGCCCGGGCCATCTACGCCGCCGGGGACAACCCGACCATCGCCGACATCCAGGCGTCGATCGCGAGCCTCGGACCCATCGACAACAACGCGATGAACCCGGCGTCGATCGTTCCGGGCAAGACCCAGTCGTCCGACGTCATCCAGACGCTCGACTGGGTGTTCCCCTGCGACCTGACGTTCCCGTTCACTCGCAGCTCGGGCGACCCGATCTGCCTCACCGGACGCGGCGACTGGCGGCCCTCCCCGCGTTGATCGAAACGGCCGTGTCGAAGCCGGGGATGGTGCCGGGACCGCTGTCAACCGGCCGGAGCAAGAACCGACGGTAGGAGATACGGCGGGGCATCGACCAGAGGCGACAACCACGCCGGATTGGCCTACGTTGCATCTCGCGAACGCCGCCCAGCGAGAAGAGGCAAGAAACATGGCAGATCTCGATTCGGAAGTCGAGGCCACCGACGCCTGGTTCGCGTCGGAACGCTTCTCTGAGACAACTCGGCTCTTCACCGCCCGTCAGGTCGTGGAGCAGCGGGGAACCATCGAACAGGACTACACCGTGGCCCGGGTCGCCGCCGAGCGGTTCCACTCCCGGCTGCGCGAACTTCGTTCGCAGGGAAAGAGCATCACCACCTACGGCCCGTACTCGCCGGGTCAGGCCGTTGCCATGAAACGGTCCGGTATCGAGGGGATCTACCTGGGCGGCTGGGCCACCTCCGCCAAGGGGTCGATGTCGGAGGATCCGGGCGCCGACCTCGCCAGCTACCCGCTGAGCGCGGTGCCCGACGAGGCAGCCCCCATCGTCCGGGCGCTGCTCGCGGCCGACAAGAACCAGCGGTTCGCCCGCAGCCGAATGAGCGAGGAGCAGCGCGAGCGCACCCCCGAGGTCGACTTCTTGCCCTTCATCATCGCCGATGCCGACACCGGCCACGGCGGCGACGGCCACGTGCGCAATCTCGTGCGCCGCTTCGTGGAGGTCGGGGTTCCCGGCTACCACATCGAGGACCAGAAGCCGGGTGTCAAGAAGTGTGGTCATCAGGGCGGCAAGGTGCTCGTGCCGGTCGACGAGCAGATCAAGCGCCTCAATGCCGCACGGTTCCAGCTCGACATCATGAAGGTCGGCGGCATCATCGTTGCTCGCACCGACGCCGAGGCGGCGACGCTCCTCGACGGCTCCGGCGACGAGCGCGACCAGGCGTTCATCCTCGGCGCCACCAAGCTCAACGTTCCGAGCTACAAGAACGCCTTCCTCGCGATTCTGGAGAGCCTCGACAACGCCGGCGTCTCCGACCTCAACGGTCACCTTCTCTACAGCATCCCCGACGACCAGAAAGCCGGCGCGATGGCCTGGCTGGAGTCGACGGGCCTCAC is drawn from Acidimicrobiales bacterium and contains these coding sequences:
- a CDS encoding 2-oxoglutarate and iron-dependent oxygenase domain-containing protein, which translates into the protein MSHVPVIDVAGLTSDDPRVRSSVAAEIGEACRTIGFLSVTGHGVPDEVIDAAFAATRQVFDLSFDEKMKSAWDDQHPDRGYDPPGSQRLGADAAPDLKEAWAFSPERFAGSSRMHGANQWPDLPSFRAPIERYHNEAMRLCERILGAMALSLDLDEHHFAEFHQQPICTLRIHHYPPRPDDAAENEFGTGAHTDWGAVTVLAQDASGSLQVKAKDGSWVDVPPTPGAFVINVGDLLSRWTNDRYVSTEHRVLGVPGVDRHSIACFFDLDEDAVIEVLPTCISAADPARYGPITAGDYIEQRFLASIS
- a CDS encoding ABC transporter substrate-binding protein, translated to MSRLLFRWFAIALSLSLLATACGGESDAEDGADPETETTEPDDTTDPDPEPEDTTNPEPEPDEDPAGEPVIYDDPRGGIFAEFQESYDRAGDPFAPYDALCLPHDAAEDRVDTDPGITADEIRVGHIRSRLEDAVDIGFGVPVGDPKEMFEVFVDYINTECGGIRGRQINLGYAEADLLGDAVEASRNQACLAMTEDFNATIIMNSTGFQGSANLCIVEEQQTAFISTQGQTEEFMARGEDRLISLSPTLEESLRFLVADLVDSGVLEGHSLGVAAPNTPGQYEAVEQGLVQPLLDAGFEIVIDELDCAGGTVCSGGVPESVQNMVDADVDVFFNVMNILTAPGYLNEMVSRGFQPGDVQFYASDFNSQAAELVSGQIANNPEAGNLYNGAIVVDFRDTGVERTPDYEPNPFAAECNRVYSENSPSGASHAWDDPGDSAFGMVGSVCGIVRIMARAIYAAGDNPTIADIQASIASLGPIDNNAMNPASIVPGKTQSSDVIQTLDWVFPCDLTFPFTRSSGDPICLTGRGDWRPSPR